The Halorhodospira halophila genome window below encodes:
- the nadA gene encoding quinolinate synthase NadA, with protein MSDPSVIEPSTRYFRPEAFTADETLSADEREALRERIRALLRERDAVLVAHYYTDAELQRLADETGGCVADSLEMARFGAEHPASMLAVAGVRFMGETAKILTPDKRVIMPDLEATCSLDVGCPADEFAAFCDQHPDRTVVVYANTSAAVKARADWVVTSSIAVDVVAHLHERGEKILWAPDKYLGDYVQRQTGADMLLWDGSCIVHEEFRGLELADMRQAHPGARVLVHPESPAAVVEQADVVGSTSQLIRAVAEMEADTFIVATDAGIFHKMHEAAPDKTLIEAPTAGRSATCRSCAHCPWMAMNGLRSLAAALEAGEPQVTVDPGVAAGARRSLNRMLDFAAERARQVLGTGDA; from the coding sequence ATGTCGGATCCCTCCGTCATCGAGCCGTCCACCCGCTATTTCCGTCCCGAGGCGTTCACCGCCGACGAGACGCTCAGCGCCGATGAGCGCGAGGCGCTGCGCGAGCGCATCCGCGCGCTCCTGCGCGAGCGCGATGCGGTGCTCGTCGCCCACTACTACACCGACGCCGAGCTGCAGCGGCTGGCCGACGAGACCGGCGGCTGTGTCGCCGACTCGCTGGAGATGGCCCGCTTCGGCGCCGAACATCCGGCCTCCATGCTGGCCGTCGCCGGCGTGCGCTTCATGGGCGAGACGGCCAAGATCCTCACCCCGGACAAGCGGGTGATCATGCCGGATCTCGAGGCCACCTGCTCGCTGGATGTCGGCTGTCCGGCCGACGAGTTTGCGGCGTTCTGTGATCAGCACCCGGATCGCACGGTGGTGGTCTACGCCAACACCTCCGCGGCGGTGAAGGCCCGCGCCGACTGGGTGGTGACCTCGAGCATCGCCGTGGACGTGGTGGCCCACCTGCACGAGCGCGGCGAGAAGATCCTCTGGGCGCCGGACAAGTACTTGGGGGACTACGTGCAGCGCCAGACCGGTGCGGACATGCTGCTCTGGGATGGCAGCTGCATCGTCCACGAGGAGTTCCGCGGCCTGGAGCTGGCCGATATGCGCCAGGCGCACCCCGGGGCCCGGGTGCTGGTCCACCCGGAGTCGCCGGCGGCGGTGGTCGAGCAGGCCGACGTGGTCGGCTCCACCTCGCAGCTGATCCGTGCCGTGGCCGAGATGGAGGCCGACACCTTCATCGTTGCCACCGACGCCGGCATCTTCCACAAGATGCACGAGGCTGCCCCGGACAAGACGCTCATCGAGGCGCCCACCGCCGGGCGCAGCGCCACCTGCCGCTCCTGCGCTCACTGCCCGTGGATGGCCATGAACGGGCTGCGCAGCCTGGCGGCGGCGCTCGAGGCCGGTGAGCCGCAGGTCACCGTGGATCCCGGGGTGGCAGCCGGGGCGCGGCGCTCGCTCAACCGTATGCTCGATTTCGCCGCCGAGCGGGCCCGGCAGGTCCTCGGCACCGGCGACGCCTGA
- a CDS encoding HAD family hydrolase, translating to MIRAPLRALTFDLDDTLWSVEDVLAAAEQTLHDYLREAYPVVAERFDPDRMRQLRRELAAARPELTRNATTLRRATMAEIARCCGIDGTAAERFVEQTFAVFLEARQARVAPFPEVLPALRELSARFRIGVITNGNADVYRTALGPCVDFVVRGVDIDIPKPEPAIFALACERAGVPPGEVLHVGDDPHTDAAGALAAGMQAALMCRHGPPEPPDGVPDCLMVPDMEALRRAIERSVGAGPAQDV from the coding sequence ATGATCCGGGCACCGCTGCGGGCGCTGACCTTCGATCTCGACGACACCCTGTGGTCCGTCGAGGACGTGCTCGCGGCGGCCGAGCAGACCCTGCACGACTACCTGCGCGAAGCCTACCCGGTGGTGGCCGAGCGCTTCGATCCCGATCGCATGCGCCAGCTCCGCCGCGAACTCGCCGCCGCGCGGCCTGAGCTGACGCGTAACGCGACCACCCTGCGCCGTGCCACCATGGCCGAGATCGCCCGCTGCTGCGGGATCGATGGGACGGCCGCGGAGCGCTTTGTGGAGCAGACCTTTGCCGTCTTTCTCGAGGCGCGGCAGGCCCGGGTGGCCCCGTTCCCCGAGGTGTTGCCGGCGCTGCGCGAGCTCTCGGCGCGCTTTCGGATCGGCGTGATCACCAACGGCAACGCCGATGTCTACCGTACGGCGCTGGGGCCCTGCGTCGACTTCGTGGTGCGCGGCGTGGATATTGACATCCCCAAGCCGGAGCCGGCGATCTTCGCCCTGGCCTGTGAGCGTGCCGGGGTACCGCCGGGGGAGGTCCTGCACGTCGGTGATGATCCGCACACCGACGCCGCCGGCGCCCTGGCCGCGGGTATGCAGGCGGCGCTGATGTGCCGTCACGGCCCGCCGGAGCCGCCGGACGGCGTGCCCGACTGCCTCATGGTCCCGGACATGGAGGCGCTGCGCCGTGCCATCGAGCGCAGTGTGGGTGCGGGGCCGGCACAGGACGTTTAG
- a CDS encoding efflux RND transporter permease subunit, producing the protein MVEQRRDALRWLAEHPVAANLVLALMFISGFYAVSQLNTQFFPSFELDVVTVQVQWPGSTAEDVADSVTTPLEDAVRDVQGLREMQSRSADGVSNISLEFFQGTDMADTVEDVKDRVAAVRNLPEEAEEPTIRRITQFDPVARVVLSGDAPPSSMRAWARELEDDLLRRGVANVEVTGMPDLETAIEVEQHVLLDSGLTFGDLGAAIDAESTDLPGGEAGEADIARQLRSLEQRRGVQEFRDLQITDGDGQPLLLSDLAQIERRARDGQVDFRLGEDTAIELYVQRAEGEDALGAAAILEAWYDDVTPTLPEGLELTVYDEFWELISERIGLLVSNGLAGLLLVVAILFTFLTARVAFWVTVGIPAAFLTALVVLWGVGGSINMMSLFALIMTLGIIVDDAIVVGERGVARFQRGESPGEAAAGGARDMLAPVMASSLTTVAAFIPLMAISGVMGNILFDIPLVVICVIIASLIEAFIVLPGHLRRSFEGDQRGREPSRFRRWVDSGFHGFREGAYRRGITRAVEWRWTTVSSAVALLVAAVGLVVGGRIEFTFFPEPEGTVLHANVGFAPGTPPERVEAFLADMERQLHAADEALSEQRLVRTHTVRYGEMQARDAQDANRGDHYGSIAVELISPEDRDVRNTDLMNAWEERITERPGLERLVIRERSAGPPGEDIDVRLTQGDPGTLRAAADELRQVLHRYPGLGSIDDDLPYGQEQWVYRLTAEGRALGLTTEAVSRQVRDAFAGELAQVYHQGRDEVEVRLRQPLAERRDLSAVTDLQIRLPDGDLVPLESVATIESRRGFEVVRHHNGELAVSVTGDVDDRVANTGQIRADLRENVLPELTERYGVAAEFGGQADFQDETLADMQRGLFFALGLIYLILAWVFASYGWPLLVMSVIPFGLVGALVGHWVMGLDLTLLSLFGLFGLTGITVNNAIILTLFYKQIRNDGTPVVEALAEASCQRLRAMILTSLTTIGGLLPLLAEQSVQAQFLIPMAAAIAFGLAGATGIVLFLMPALLRIYEDAVAGVTRWRYGTTP; encoded by the coding sequence ATGGTCGAGCAGCGGCGAGACGCGCTGCGCTGGTTGGCGGAGCACCCGGTAGCGGCCAACCTGGTGCTGGCGCTGATGTTCATCAGCGGCTTCTACGCCGTCAGCCAGCTCAACACCCAGTTCTTCCCCAGCTTCGAGCTCGACGTGGTCACCGTGCAGGTGCAGTGGCCGGGCTCCACCGCCGAGGACGTCGCCGACTCGGTCACCACCCCCCTGGAGGACGCCGTGCGCGACGTCCAGGGGCTGCGTGAGATGCAGTCGCGCTCGGCGGACGGCGTCAGCAACATCAGCCTCGAGTTCTTCCAGGGCACCGACATGGCCGACACGGTGGAGGACGTCAAGGACCGCGTCGCCGCCGTGCGCAACCTCCCGGAGGAGGCCGAGGAGCCGACCATCCGGCGCATCACCCAGTTCGACCCGGTGGCCCGCGTGGTGCTCAGCGGCGATGCCCCGCCATCGAGCATGCGCGCCTGGGCGCGTGAGCTCGAGGACGACCTGCTGCGCCGCGGGGTGGCCAATGTCGAGGTCACCGGCATGCCGGATCTGGAGACGGCCATCGAGGTCGAGCAGCACGTGCTGCTCGACTCCGGGCTGACCTTCGGCGACCTGGGGGCTGCCATCGACGCCGAGAGCACCGATCTGCCCGGCGGCGAGGCCGGCGAGGCGGATATCGCCCGGCAGCTGCGCAGCCTCGAGCAGCGCCGCGGCGTGCAGGAGTTCCGCGATCTGCAGATCACCGACGGCGATGGCCAGCCGCTGCTGCTCAGCGACCTGGCGCAGATCGAGCGCCGTGCCCGGGACGGCCAGGTGGACTTCCGCCTGGGCGAGGACACCGCCATCGAACTCTACGTCCAGCGCGCCGAGGGCGAGGACGCCCTGGGGGCGGCGGCCATCCTCGAGGCCTGGTACGACGATGTCACGCCGACCCTGCCCGAGGGGCTCGAGCTCACCGTCTACGACGAATTCTGGGAGCTGATCAGCGAACGCATCGGCCTGCTGGTCAGCAACGGCCTGGCCGGGCTGCTGCTGGTGGTGGCCATCCTCTTCACCTTCCTCACCGCCCGGGTGGCGTTCTGGGTGACGGTGGGCATCCCCGCCGCCTTCCTCACCGCGCTGGTGGTGCTCTGGGGCGTGGGCGGCAGCATCAACATGATGAGCCTCTTCGCGCTGATCATGACCCTGGGGATCATCGTCGACGACGCCATCGTGGTCGGAGAGCGCGGCGTGGCCCGCTTCCAGCGCGGCGAATCGCCGGGGGAGGCCGCCGCCGGCGGCGCGCGGGACATGCTCGCCCCGGTGATGGCCTCTTCGCTGACCACGGTGGCGGCGTTCATCCCGTTGATGGCGATCAGCGGGGTGATGGGCAATATCCTCTTCGACATCCCGTTGGTGGTGATCTGCGTGATCATCGCCTCACTGATCGAGGCCTTCATCGTCCTGCCCGGGCACCTGCGCCGCTCCTTCGAGGGCGATCAGCGCGGGCGCGAGCCGAGCCGCTTCCGGCGCTGGGTGGACAGCGGCTTCCACGGTTTCCGCGAGGGGGCTTACCGGCGCGGCATCACCCGGGCGGTGGAGTGGCGCTGGACCACGGTCTCGTCGGCGGTGGCGCTGCTGGTGGCGGCGGTGGGACTGGTGGTTGGTGGTCGGATCGAGTTCACCTTCTTCCCCGAGCCCGAGGGGACGGTGCTGCACGCCAACGTCGGCTTCGCGCCGGGCACGCCGCCGGAGCGGGTGGAGGCCTTCCTGGCCGACATGGAGCGCCAGCTCCACGCCGCCGACGAGGCGCTCTCCGAGCAGCGGCTGGTGCGCACCCACACCGTGCGCTACGGCGAGATGCAGGCCCGCGACGCCCAGGACGCCAACCGTGGCGATCATTACGGCAGCATCGCCGTGGAGCTGATCTCGCCGGAGGATCGTGACGTCCGCAACACCGATCTGATGAACGCCTGGGAGGAGCGCATCACCGAGCGTCCCGGTCTGGAGCGGCTGGTCATCCGAGAGCGCAGCGCCGGCCCGCCCGGCGAGGACATCGACGTCCGCCTGACCCAGGGGGATCCGGGCACCCTGCGGGCGGCCGCCGACGAGCTGCGCCAGGTGCTGCACCGCTATCCGGGGCTGGGCAGCATCGACGACGACCTGCCCTACGGTCAGGAGCAGTGGGTGTACCGTCTCACCGCCGAAGGCCGGGCCCTGGGGCTGACCACCGAGGCGGTCAGCCGGCAGGTGCGCGATGCCTTCGCCGGCGAGCTGGCCCAGGTCTACCACCAGGGCCGTGACGAGGTGGAGGTGCGCCTGCGCCAGCCGCTGGCCGAGCGCCGCGATCTCTCGGCGGTGACCGATCTGCAGATCCGCCTGCCCGACGGGGATCTGGTACCGCTGGAGAGCGTGGCCACCATCGAGTCGCGCCGTGGTTTCGAGGTGGTGCGCCACCACAACGGCGAGCTGGCCGTGAGTGTGACCGGCGACGTGGACGACCGGGTGGCCAACACCGGGCAGATCCGCGCCGATCTGCGCGAGAATGTCCTGCCGGAACTCACCGAGCGTTACGGCGTGGCCGCCGAGTTCGGCGGGCAGGCGGACTTCCAGGACGAGACCCTGGCCGATATGCAGCGCGGGCTGTTCTTCGCCCTGGGGCTGATCTACCTGATCCTGGCGTGGGTCTTCGCCTCCTACGGCTGGCCGCTGCTGGTGATGTCGGTGATCCCCTTCGGGCTGGTCGGGGCGCTGGTCGGCCACTGGGTCATGGGGCTCGACCTGACCCTGCTCTCGCTCTTCGGCCTCTTCGGCCTGACCGGCATCACCGTGAACAACGCCATCATCCTGACGCTGTTCTACAAGCAGATCCGCAATGACGGCACACCGGTGGTCGAGGCCCTGGCCGAGGCCTCCTGCCAGCGCCTGCGGGCGATGATCCTCACCTCGCTGACCACCATCGGCGGGCTGTTGCCGCTGCTCGCCGAGCAGTCGGTACAGGCGCAGTTCCTCATCCCCATGGCGGCGGCCATCGCCTTCGGTCTGGCCGGGGCCACGGGTATCGTGCTGTTCCTGATGCCGGCGCTGCTGCGCATCTATGAAGACGCGGTTGCCGGGGTGACGCGGTGGCGGTACGGTACAACGCCATGA
- a CDS encoding biotin/lipoyl-binding protein, with translation MPLRSLLRKGWGVAAPVVVLLAAVLVLAALVWTRPDPPAEEPTEPSWVVATERAEPGVHQPLLRLFGYIESPSDVTVKSAVEADVAEVRARDGRVVEAGELLVRLDDGELRDTLRQRQADLDEQEAALRQERRAVAADREDLEAEKALLAIDERRVARLEELVADNAASPSELDDAEEARERQRQAVIRAQQAVDDAEERLAVAEARRDSAEAARDQARRDVRRTEVRAPFDGRVRAVAVGRGDRVSPGSELVGLYDTGELEVRVQIPTTRIGALYRARAADTGVYGEALVDGRGLALELDRLAGHTPRERGGVEAIFAVEERHDEVALDRFAEVMLELPPEPGTLVVPYEALYGTERLYVIEEDEEAKRLRGIEVQRLGEARRPDGGRGALVRAPEIDAGTQIVTTQIPQATDGLRVRVEAESR, from the coding sequence GTGCCGTTACGTTCGTTGCTGCGCAAGGGTTGGGGGGTCGCTGCGCCCGTGGTGGTGCTGCTGGCGGCCGTGCTGGTGCTGGCGGCGCTGGTCTGGACCCGCCCCGATCCGCCTGCCGAGGAGCCCACCGAACCCTCGTGGGTGGTCGCCACCGAGCGCGCCGAGCCCGGCGTCCACCAGCCGCTGCTGCGCCTGTTCGGCTATATCGAGTCGCCCTCGGATGTCACCGTCAAGTCCGCGGTGGAGGCCGACGTCGCCGAGGTCCGGGCGCGCGACGGCCGCGTGGTGGAGGCCGGCGAGCTGCTGGTGCGCCTGGACGACGGTGAACTGCGTGACACCCTGCGCCAGCGTCAGGCCGATCTCGACGAGCAGGAGGCCGCACTGCGCCAGGAGCGCCGCGCGGTTGCGGCGGACCGCGAGGATCTCGAGGCCGAGAAGGCGCTGCTGGCCATCGATGAGCGGCGGGTGGCGCGGCTCGAGGAGCTCGTGGCCGACAACGCCGCCTCGCCCTCGGAACTCGACGACGCCGAGGAGGCCCGGGAGCGGCAGCGCCAGGCGGTGATCCGGGCGCAACAGGCGGTGGACGACGCCGAGGAGCGCTTGGCCGTGGCCGAGGCGCGGCGCGACAGTGCGGAGGCGGCCCGCGACCAGGCCCGGCGCGACGTGCGCCGCACCGAGGTGCGTGCCCCCTTCGACGGCCGGGTCAGGGCGGTGGCCGTGGGCCGGGGCGATCGAGTGAGCCCGGGCAGCGAACTCGTCGGCCTCTACGACACCGGCGAGCTGGAGGTCCGGGTGCAGATCCCCACCACGCGCATCGGGGCCCTCTATCGGGCCCGCGCCGCTGACACCGGGGTGTACGGTGAGGCCCTGGTGGACGGCCGCGGGCTCGCCCTGGAGCTGGACCGGCTGGCCGGGCACACCCCCCGGGAGCGCGGCGGGGTCGAGGCGATCTTCGCCGTCGAGGAGCGCCACGACGAGGTCGCCCTGGATCGCTTTGCCGAGGTGATGCTGGAGCTGCCCCCGGAGCCGGGCACGCTGGTGGTGCCCTACGAGGCGCTCTACGGCACCGAGCGGCTCTACGTCATCGAGGAGGACGAGGAGGCCAAGCGCCTACGCGGCATCGAGGTGCAGCGCCTGGGCGAGGCGCGGCGCCCCGACGGGGGCCGGGGGGCGCTGGTTCGCGCCCCGGAGATCGATGCCGGCACGCAGATCGTTACCACCCAGATCCCGCAGGCCACGGATGGGCTGCGCGTGCGCGTCGAAGCGGAGAGCCGCTAG
- the dnaQ gene encoding DNA polymerase III subunit epsilon has translation MRQILLDTETTGMDPAEGHRIIEIGCVELERRRLTGNNFHEYLNPDRAVDEGAENVHGLSNRFLADKPRFADIARRFVDYVRDAELIIHNAPFDVGFIDAELARLGPAWGQLEDYCTVTDSLQLARRMHPGQRCSLDALCKRYGVDGSRRELHGALLDSELLAEVYLAMTGGQGKLSLDGEGLEPGGAEPIQRLSPERPRLRVPESGELEREAHEQLLQRIEATCGGPALWRRAGGGEEAAGS, from the coding sequence ATGCGGCAGATCCTGCTCGACACCGAGACCACTGGCATGGACCCCGCCGAGGGGCACCGCATCATCGAGATCGGCTGCGTGGAACTCGAGCGCCGGCGGCTGACCGGCAACAACTTCCACGAGTACCTCAATCCCGATCGGGCGGTGGACGAGGGCGCGGAGAACGTTCACGGCCTGTCGAACCGCTTCCTGGCGGACAAGCCGCGTTTCGCCGACATCGCCCGGCGCTTCGTCGACTATGTCCGGGATGCCGAGCTGATCATCCACAACGCCCCCTTCGACGTCGGCTTCATCGACGCCGAGTTGGCCCGTCTGGGGCCGGCGTGGGGGCAACTCGAGGACTACTGCACCGTCACCGATTCGCTGCAGCTGGCGCGGCGCATGCATCCGGGGCAGCGCTGCAGCCTCGACGCGCTGTGCAAGCGCTACGGCGTGGACGGCTCGCGGCGCGAACTCCACGGCGCGCTGCTCGACTCCGAGCTGCTCGCCGAGGTCTACCTGGCCATGACCGGTGGCCAGGGCAAGCTCTCCCTGGACGGCGAGGGCCTGGAGCCGGGCGGCGCCGAGCCGATCCAGCGGCTGTCCCCGGAGCGGCCGCGACTGCGCGTCCCGGAATCGGGCGAGCTGGAGCGCGAGGCCCACGAGCAGTTGCTCCAGCGGATCGAGGCGACCTGCGGTGGCCCGGCGCTGTGGCGCCGGGCGGGCGGCGGCGAAGAGGCGGCCGGCTCATGA
- a CDS encoding YbgA family protein, translating to MYKPREIMSRESEQNREDGAQEPEPRIPVGVSSCLLGEEVRYDGGHKRNPFVTEALSRYFRYVPVCPEVAIGLPTPRPPIRLEQAEDERVRVSGVRDRQTDVTEAMEAYGREKGRELHWLSGYILKSKSPSCGMERVKVYKPDGHPAGFSSRGAYARTLMETNPLLPVEEEGRLNDPALREGFVCRVFCYYRWQRLVEAGLTRKALVDFHAEHKLLLMAHDDQRMRALGRLVSTLGERPLEAVAEAYIEAFMAALARPATRGRHANVLYHLLGYLKRELDPADKQEVVDVIEQYRTGMVPLIVPVTLLRHHFRHWPDPYVERQFYLYWSPPELALLNQV from the coding sequence ATGTACAAACCCAGGGAGATCATGAGTCGGGAGAGTGAGCAGAACCGGGAGGATGGTGCCCAAGAGCCAGAGCCACGCATACCGGTCGGCGTGAGCAGCTGCCTGCTCGGCGAGGAGGTGCGCTACGACGGCGGCCACAAGCGCAATCCCTTCGTGACCGAGGCGCTCTCGCGCTACTTCCGCTACGTGCCCGTCTGCCCCGAGGTGGCCATCGGGCTGCCCACCCCGCGGCCGCCCATCCGCCTGGAGCAGGCCGAGGACGAGCGGGTGCGGGTGAGTGGTGTGCGTGACCGGCAGACCGACGTCACCGAGGCCATGGAGGCCTACGGCCGCGAGAAGGGGCGTGAGCTGCACTGGCTCAGCGGCTATATCCTCAAGTCCAAGTCGCCGAGTTGCGGCATGGAGCGGGTCAAGGTGTATAAGCCCGACGGCCATCCGGCCGGGTTCTCAAGCCGTGGCGCCTACGCGCGGACACTGATGGAGACGAATCCGCTGCTGCCGGTCGAGGAGGAGGGCCGGCTCAATGATCCGGCCCTGCGCGAGGGCTTTGTCTGTCGGGTCTTCTGCTACTACCGTTGGCAGCGCCTGGTCGAGGCGGGTCTGACGCGCAAGGCCCTGGTGGACTTCCACGCCGAGCACAAGCTGTTGCTCATGGCCCACGACGACCAGCGCATGCGCGCGCTCGGGCGGTTGGTCTCGACGCTGGGCGAGCGGCCGCTGGAGGCCGTGGCCGAGGCCTACATCGAGGCGTTCATGGCGGCGCTGGCCCGGCCGGCCACCCGGGGGCGGCACGCCAACGTGCTCTATCACCTGCTCGGCTACCTCAAGCGGGAGCTGGATCCGGCGGACAAGCAGGAGGTCGTGGACGTCATCGAGCAGTACCGCACCGGCATGGTGCCGCTGATCGTGCCGGTGACGCTGCTGCGCCACCACTTCCGCCACTGGCCGGATCCCTACGTGGAGCGGCAGTTCTATCTCTACTGGAGCCCGCCGGAACTGGCGCTGCTCAATCAGGTCTGA
- a CDS encoding competence/damage-inducible protein A, whose amino-acid sequence MTEHADHTPRFGALIIGDELLTGRRRDRHMEAVIERLDARGLELAWARLIGDDPQLLTRTLGETFAGGDIVFSFGGIGATPDDRTRQCCAEAVGRPLERHPEAEAAMREQFGAETTEQRLRMVEFPAGAWMIPNPVNRVAGFSWGDHHFVPGFPRMAWPMVEWVLDTHYAHLQAPGRTLQRAVRVPGAREGAMIPLLERFTAAYPDLRISCLPGGGRERGFEVELGVRGPAPRATEALEALTRELEAAGYGWEPVADATPGAGNGPTP is encoded by the coding sequence ATGACCGAGCATGCGGACCATACGCCCCGGTTCGGGGCCCTGATCATCGGCGACGAGCTGCTCACCGGCCGGCGCCGTGATCGGCACATGGAGGCGGTGATCGAGCGGCTCGACGCCCGCGGGCTGGAGCTCGCCTGGGCACGGCTGATCGGTGACGACCCGCAGTTGCTGACCCGCACCCTGGGCGAGACCTTCGCCGGGGGCGACATCGTCTTCAGCTTCGGCGGCATCGGCGCCACTCCCGACGACCGCACCCGGCAGTGCTGCGCCGAGGCGGTGGGACGGCCGTTGGAGCGCCACCCCGAGGCCGAGGCGGCCATGCGCGAGCAGTTCGGTGCCGAGACCACCGAGCAGCGCCTGCGCATGGTGGAGTTTCCCGCCGGCGCCTGGATGATCCCCAACCCGGTCAACCGGGTGGCGGGCTTCTCCTGGGGCGACCACCACTTCGTCCCCGGCTTCCCGCGCATGGCCTGGCCCATGGTGGAGTGGGTGCTGGACACCCACTACGCCCACCTGCAGGCGCCGGGGCGCACGCTGCAGCGCGCGGTGCGTGTCCCCGGGGCGCGCGAGGGGGCGATGATCCCGCTCCTTGAGCGCTTCACCGCCGCGTACCCGGATCTGCGCATCTCCTGCCTGCCGGGTGGCGGCCGCGAGCGCGGCTTCGAGGTCGAGCTCGGTGTGCGCGGGCCGGCGCCGCGGGCCACCGAGGCGCTGGAGGCGCTCACCCGCGAACTCGAGGCCGCTGGCTACGGCTGGGAGCCGGTAGCCGACGCAACTCCCGGCGCTGGCAACGGTCCAACCCCATAA